Within the Pseudomonas oryzae genome, the region TGTCGCGCGAGTCGCGCCCCGAGTAGTTGGCGCCGCCGCCGAACAGCAGGCGGCCGTCGGCGGTCAGCCGGTAGTAGTCGAGGACGAAGCGGCAGTCGTAGACCGCCAGATCCTGCGGGTTGATCTGCCGGGCCAGCGCGCCGAGCGGCTCGGTGGCGACGATGCCGCCCATCGCCGGGAAGATCATGCCCTTGAGCCGCTGCCGCTCGAGCTTGTGGTAGACGTCGCCGGCCAGCAGCACCTGGCGGGCGCGGATGCGCCCCTCGGCGGTGACCACCACGGGCTGCGCGCCGTGGACGATGTCCAGCACCGGCGAGTGCTCGAAGATCAGCGCGCCGAGGCTCTGCGCCGCGCGGGCCTCGCCGATGCACAGGTTGAGCGGGTGCAGGTGCAGGTTGCGGGTGTTCTTCAGTGCGCCCAGGTAGAGGTCGCTGGCCAGGTGCTCGCGCACCCCGGCGGCGTCGAGCAGGCTGACCTCGTCGGCCATGCCGCGGCGCTGGGCTTCCTCCCAGGAAGCGCGCAGTTCGGCGAGGTGCGCCGGGGTCATCGCCGCGTGCAGGTGGCCGCGCTTGAGGTCGCAGGCGATGGCGTACGTGTCCACCCGCGCCTCGATGATCTGCTGGCCGCGCCAGCGCAGCCACCAGATGAAGTCGTCCACCTCGGCGCCGAGGCGGGCGCGCATCTGCTTGCGCATGGCGCCCTCGCCGGACAGGCTGCCGGTGACCTGGCCGCCGTTGCGGCCGCTGGCGCCCCAGCCGATCTTGTGGGTCTCGACGATGGCGACCCTGAGGCCGCGCTCGGCCAGCTCCACGGCGCTGGCCACGCCGGTGAAGCCGCCGCCGATGATGGCGACGTCGACGCTGACCTCGCCCTGCAGGCGGGGGCAGTCGGTTTCCTGGTGGATGGTCGCGCTGTAGTAGGACGGCGCGCGCTCGGCGGCGGCGCGCATGGGCATTGCGATGGTCATGGCGTTTCCTCGAATTGCGGGAACAGGCGCGCCGCGTCCGGCGGCGCGCGCTGGATGGCAAGGCCGGGCGGCGGTTCAGACCTGGTTCAGGTACCAGCGCCAGTCCTGCTCGCCGACCTCGCTCATGAACTGGCGGTATTCGGCGCGCTTGACCGCCAGGTAGACGCGCAGGAACTCGGCGCCGAAGGCGTCGCGCGCCCAGTCGGAGCGCTCCAGGGCGTCGATTGCGGCGAGCCAGTCGGTGGGCAGCAGGCCGCTGGCCTGGGCGTAGCCGTTGCCTTGCACCGGATCGCCCGGATCGAGCTGATCGCGCACGCCGCGGTGCACGCCGGCGAGGATCGCCGCGGCGGCCAGGT harbors:
- a CDS encoding NAD(P)/FAD-dependent oxidoreductase, with amino-acid sequence MTIAMPMRAAAERAPSYYSATIHQETDCPRLQGEVSVDVAIIGGGFTGVASAVELAERGLRVAIVETHKIGWGASGRNGGQVTGSLSGEGAMRKQMRARLGAEVDDFIWWLRWRGQQIIEARVDTYAIACDLKRGHLHAAMTPAHLAELRASWEEAQRRGMADEVSLLDAAGVREHLASDLYLGALKNTRNLHLHPLNLCIGEARAAQSLGALIFEHSPVLDIVHGAQPVVVTAEGRIRARQVLLAGDVYHKLERQRLKGMIFPAMGGIVATEPLGALARQINPQDLAVYDCRFVLDYYRLTADGRLLFGGGANYSGRDSRDIAGELRPCIERTFPALRGVRIDYQWSCAMGIVINRIPQLGKLSDNVWYCQGYSGHGVATSHVMGEILAEAISGDLGKFDTFASCKHIRVPFGDALGNPLLMAGMWYYQLLEKLR